In a genomic window of Nostoc sp. UHCC 0870:
- a CDS encoding glycogen debranching protein: protein MTIWVNEQIDPSGMIHACIACCDESQAKDCHESFEGNLTDIQKASGWLARLRTVDSWDEVPVNALKLD from the coding sequence ATGACCATCTGGGTAAATGAGCAAATTGATCCCTCTGGTATGATTCACGCGTGTATCGCCTGTTGTGATGAATCTCAGGCTAAAGATTGCCATGAGTCATTTGAGGGGAATTTAACTGATATACAAAAGGCATCAGGTTGGTTAGCACGTTTGCGGACGGTTGATTCTTGGGATGAAGTCCCAGTTAATGCTTTAAAACTAGATTAG
- a CDS encoding MotA/TolQ/ExbB proton channel family protein, which translates to MAIINNLFTAGGVVMWPLLGFSLLAVALIIERIRFWVKITGKQNRIVQEVLKLYRLDNVVSALDKLQQNTDLPIARIFLAALELEDATPEDFRLALESEAQAEIPILKRFQNIFETIIGLAPLLGLLGTVLGLITSFASLDIGDVGGTKTADVTAGISEALVSTASGLVVAIFTLLFANTFRGLYQRHIAWIQEYGGQLELLYRRRYERKDKF; encoded by the coding sequence ATGGCAATTATTAATAATTTATTTACAGCCGGTGGCGTGGTCATGTGGCCTCTGCTGGGATTTTCACTGTTAGCAGTAGCCTTGATTATCGAACGAATTCGCTTTTGGGTAAAAATCACTGGTAAACAAAACCGTATAGTCCAAGAAGTCCTCAAGCTTTACCGTTTAGATAATGTCGTTAGTGCTTTAGATAAGTTACAGCAAAATACAGATTTACCCATCGCCCGGATTTTTTTAGCGGCTTTAGAGTTAGAGGACGCAACCCCAGAGGATTTTCGACTGGCTTTAGAAAGTGAAGCGCAAGCTGAGATACCAATACTGAAACGCTTCCAAAATATTTTTGAGACAATCATCGGTTTAGCACCGCTTTTAGGTCTGCTGGGTACGGTTTTAGGATTAATTACTTCCTTTGCGTCTCTAGATATCGGTGATGTAGGCGGGACAAAAACCGCAGATGTTACAGCAGGTATTAGTGAAGCGTTGGTGTCTACAGCATCAGGATTAGTTGTAGCGATATTTACACTGTTGTTTGCTAATACGTTCCGGGGACTTTATCAGCGTCACATAGCCTGGATTCAAGAATACGGTGGACAGCTAGAATTACTTTACCGCCGTCGTTATGAACGAAAAGATAAGTTTTGA
- a CDS encoding ABC exporter membrane fusion protein, protein MSHKLLFKPANQGLIVLLIVATAVTTGIIFYVVSQFGQIGKTAASDSTVQAEAIAARITALGRLEPETKVIKLSAPLVLDGDRVNQILVEEGDTVQSGQVVAILDSHSRLKTAVLQAEKQVRVAQAKLNQVKAGAKRGDVLAQQVSVERLQAQSQGDITEQREAIARIEAQWQGDRIAQAATIRKWEAELNNAEAEYRRYQQLYSEGAISNSVFDSKGLSVETAKQQLGEAKAVLNRINTTASKQLSEAKFALNRINTTSRKQVSEAKATLTSIAEVRPVDVQAAQAEVEDAIASLKRAQTDLEAAYIRASMTGQILNIHTRVGEKISDNGIADLAQTAQMMAVAEVYQTDIGKVKLGQTAKITGQAFTGELRGEVAHIGLQVNRQNVFSNQPGENLDSRVVEVKIRLTPEDSKKVAGLTNLQVQTAIEL, encoded by the coding sequence ATGAGTCATAAATTATTATTTAAACCAGCGAATCAAGGTTTAATTGTCTTATTAATTGTGGCTACGGCTGTAACTACGGGAATTATTTTTTATGTAGTTTCTCAGTTTGGTCAAATTGGTAAAACTGCGGCATCGGATAGCACTGTACAAGCTGAAGCGATCGCAGCTAGAATTACGGCTCTAGGGAGATTAGAACCAGAAACCAAAGTCATTAAGTTATCTGCACCCTTGGTTTTAGATGGCGATCGCGTGAATCAAATCCTTGTAGAAGAAGGTGATACCGTCCAATCTGGGCAAGTAGTAGCAATTTTAGACTCTCACTCCCGCTTAAAAACGGCTGTACTCCAAGCTGAAAAACAAGTGAGAGTAGCGCAAGCCAAACTCAATCAAGTCAAAGCTGGAGCAAAAAGAGGGGATGTTTTAGCACAGCAAGTCAGTGTAGAACGCTTGCAAGCCCAATCGCAAGGAGACATCACAGAACAACGAGAAGCGATCGCCCGGATTGAGGCACAATGGCAAGGAGACAGAATCGCCCAAGCTGCCACAATTAGAAAGTGGGAAGCAGAACTGAATAATGCCGAAGCAGAATATCGACGTTATCAACAGCTATATTCAGAAGGGGCAATTTCTAATTCAGTCTTTGATAGTAAAGGTTTGAGTGTAGAAACAGCCAAACAGCAACTAGGCGAAGCCAAAGCAGTGCTGAACCGGATTAACACAACCGCCAGCAAACAACTATCCGAAGCCAAATTTGCCCTCAACCGCATTAACACCACCAGTAGAAAGCAAGTTAGCGAAGCCAAAGCCACACTTACCAGTATTGCCGAAGTGCGTCCTGTGGACGTGCAAGCAGCACAAGCAGAAGTTGAGGATGCGATCGCCTCACTCAAACGCGCTCAAACAGACCTAGAAGCAGCTTATATTAGAGCGTCAATGACTGGTCAAATTCTCAATATTCATACACGAGTCGGTGAAAAAATTAGCGATAACGGCATTGCAGACTTAGCCCAAACCGCACAAATGATGGCGGTAGCAGAAGTTTATCAAACCGACATCGGCAAAGTCAAACTAGGACAAACCGCCAAAATTACCGGTCAAGCCTTTACTGGAGAACTGCGCGGCGAAGTTGCTCATATTGGCTTGCAAGTCAACCGCCAAAACGTCTTTAGCAACCAACCAGGAGAAAACCTCGACAGCCGAGTTGTAGAAGTCAAAATTCGCCTGACTCCTGAAGACAGCAAAAAAGTTGCAGGTTTAACTAACTTGCAAGTACAAACAGCTATTGAGTTGTAG
- a CDS encoding RNA-guided endonuclease InsQ/TnpB family protein, whose translation MLLSIKTKLKLSQNQKIIMSKHAGIARFTYNWGLATWNNLYKDGLKPNKYLLKKFFNNHVKSEFTWIKEKGICQKITQYAFDNLGDSFSRFFSRKGGYPNFKKKGHHDSFTIDASGKPIPVGGKSIKLPTIGWVRTYECLPHTTCKSITISRTADSWFIAFAYEQKHEPTVKQHDVVGVDLGVKELATLSTGVVFPNPKHYKTNLEKLRRLSRRFARKSKGSNNRHKAKIQLAKHHSRVANLRKNTLHKITTFLCKNHAKIVVEDLNVSGMLSNHKLSQVIADCGFHEFKRQLEYKAKKFGCEIIIADRWYPSSKTCSNCGHIQDMPLKERTYNCGSCGHSMDRDFNAAINLSRLAKP comes from the coding sequence ATGCTTTTATCCATCAAAACAAAGCTAAAACTAAGTCAAAACCAAAAAATCATCATGAGTAAACACGCTGGTATTGCGAGGTTTACTTATAATTGGGGTTTAGCTACTTGGAACAACCTTTATAAAGATGGATTAAAGCCTAACAAATATCTCCTAAAAAAGTTCTTTAACAACCACGTCAAATCAGAGTTTACCTGGATTAAAGAAAAGGGAATTTGTCAGAAAATAACTCAATATGCCTTTGATAATCTTGGTGATTCTTTCTCTAGATTCTTTAGTAGAAAAGGTGGATATCCTAACTTTAAAAAGAAAGGGCATCATGATTCTTTTACTATTGATGCTAGCGGTAAACCTATTCCCGTTGGCGGTAAATCAATAAAGCTACCTACAATCGGATGGGTAAGAACTTACGAATGTTTGCCGCACACTACCTGTAAATCAATCACAATATCACGCACTGCTGATAGTTGGTTTATTGCCTTCGCTTACGAGCAGAAACATGAACCAACCGTTAAGCAACACGATGTTGTTGGCGTTGATTTAGGTGTCAAGGAACTGGCAACACTCTCTACAGGTGTTGTTTTTCCTAATCCCAAGCATTACAAAACTAATCTAGAAAAACTGAGAAGATTATCTAGAAGGTTTGCCAGAAAAAGCAAAGGGTCTAACAACAGACATAAAGCTAAAATTCAACTCGCTAAACATCATTCTAGGGTAGCTAATCTCCGAAAAAATACTCTTCACAAAATCACTACTTTCTTATGCAAAAACCACGCAAAAATAGTAGTAGAAGATTTAAATGTTTCGGGGATGTTATCTAACCATAAATTGTCCCAAGTCATTGCTGATTGCGGTTTCCATGAGTTCAAAAGGCAGTTGGAATATAAAGCTAAAAAGTTTGGTTGTGAAATAATTATTGCAGATCGTTGGTATCCATCGAGTAAAACCTGTTCAAATTGTGGACATATTCAAGATATGCCCCTTAAAGAAAGAACCTATAACTGTGGTAGTTGTGGTCATTCAATGGACAGGGATTTCAACGCCGCAATAAATTTATCGAGGTTGGCTAAACCTTGA
- a CDS encoding potassium channel family protein, producing MYSTLEQKYQRIQKELMAGAIALGGVFLIGTLWYKFVEGWSWADAAYMTVITLATVGYGETNPLGSRGRLFTIALILLGVVNIGYIVNRFTEAVIQGYFQQGIRLGQQRRLMESLSQHYIICGFSRTGRQIAKEFRSEGVPFVVIDSEQESIDRAQNEGHIAFQGDATLDDTLLKVGIERAICLVAALPSDAENLYTVLSAKTLNPGIRAIARASTEEALQKLQRGGADAVISPYITGGKRMAAAALRPQVLDFVDGILTGADRQLYMEEFLLDPAFCPFVGQSLQKAKLRSQTGALVLAIRRLDGNLIGGPTGDTILISGDTLICMGTAEQLRDLNQVLGPINSQHMRKPKSS from the coding sequence TTGTATTCAACTCTTGAGCAAAAGTACCAACGAATTCAAAAAGAATTAATGGCCGGGGCGATCGCTCTCGGCGGTGTTTTTTTGATTGGCACTTTATGGTACAAGTTCGTAGAGGGCTGGTCATGGGCAGATGCGGCTTACATGACTGTTATCACTTTAGCGACTGTGGGATATGGTGAAACAAATCCCTTGGGTAGCCGAGGACGGTTGTTTACTATTGCCTTGATTTTGTTAGGTGTGGTCAATATTGGTTACATTGTCAATAGATTTACAGAAGCAGTAATTCAAGGCTACTTTCAACAAGGCATTCGACTAGGACAACAGAGGCGGTTAATGGAATCTCTATCACAACATTACATCATCTGTGGATTTAGTCGGACAGGTCGGCAAATCGCCAAGGAATTTCGTTCTGAAGGTGTCCCATTTGTGGTGATTGATTCAGAACAGGAATCTATCGATAGGGCGCAAAATGAAGGACACATTGCATTTCAAGGGGATGCTACCTTGGATGATACATTACTGAAAGTGGGGATTGAGCGAGCCATTTGTTTAGTTGCGGCTCTCCCTTCTGATGCGGAAAATTTATATACTGTTTTATCTGCTAAGACTTTGAATCCGGGAATCCGGGCGATCGCACGAGCTAGTACAGAAGAAGCGTTGCAAAAGCTACAGCGTGGGGGTGCGGATGCAGTAATTTCACCCTATATTACTGGTGGAAAGCGGATGGCGGCTGCGGCTCTCAGACCACAGGTTTTAGACTTTGTGGATGGGATTCTCACGGGTGCAGACCGCCAACTTTATATGGAAGAATTTTTACTTGACCCAGCCTTTTGTCCCTTCGTCGGTCAAAGCTTGCAAAAAGCCAAACTGCGATCGCAAACTGGCGCGTTGGTGTTAGCTATCCGCCGTCTCGATGGTAATCTTATTGGTGGTCCAACCGGCGACACAATTTTAATATCGGGAGATACGCTAATTTGTATGGGTACGGCTGAACAATTACGCGACCTGAATCAAGTTCTCGGCCCTATTAATTCCCAGCATATGCGTAAACCTAAAAGTAGTTGA
- a CDS encoding sensor histidine kinase, translating to MLGLVTLGYWFTDSLEQTFRQNIKDFAERVDQDLRFEQEILETQIDLMTDRDMLYQAIEQRDQGLLLQKLLPLQSVLKLDWIKVVDLQGNVLIDLRSKSLHQVELLDKVISSSASSGARLMDLVDVEGGQQVLQVVSNSIKSSAGLLGGMIIGKKVDDTLLKKIAAGSSKHLIVQRHNQLVAATFREAKQGTWEIPPPDLPVTQITFQNQKYLAKSILFKGASQSLTTTVLYPISPLEVAKWKLWRRLGVLYVFGSSVVAVIGFLIGRAISRPLQALTQVAQRVTQDSNFDLQASVTTKDEVGILAMSLNKLIQEVKRLLAEQYESHQKLEAYNQTLVQQVDERTQALSQKNIALKRTLQKLKLTQSQLIQQEKMSSLGQLVAGIAHEINNPVNFIYGNLKYTDDYTQQLLWLLELYQKHYPHPEPEIQQAHKEAEIEYLTEDLPKILSSMKMGANRIREIVLSLRIFSRLDEAEFKTADVHEGIDSTLLILQHRLKTQSKRPQIQVVKEYGELPLIQCFAGQLNQVFMNILANAIDALEEAFYNGLCPKPLIHITSTQEDKNAVIKIADNGTGISQEVQARLFEPFFTTKAVGQGTGMGLSISYQIMTEKHGGSLQCISFPGQGTEFIITLPIR from the coding sequence ATGCTTGGCTTAGTCACACTAGGATATTGGTTTACAGATAGTCTAGAGCAGACTTTCCGTCAAAACATCAAAGATTTTGCCGAACGAGTTGATCAAGATTTACGGTTTGAACAAGAAATTTTAGAAACTCAAATTGATCTGATGACTGATCGGGATATGCTCTATCAAGCAATTGAACAGCGTGACCAAGGTTTACTGTTGCAAAAATTACTCCCACTTCAGTCTGTATTGAAATTAGATTGGATCAAGGTAGTAGATTTACAGGGTAATGTCTTGATAGATTTACGCAGTAAATCACTACATCAAGTTGAACTACTAGACAAAGTAATTAGCAGTAGTGCTAGCAGTGGCGCGCGCTTAATGGATTTAGTAGATGTGGAAGGTGGTCAACAGGTTCTGCAAGTAGTAAGCAATAGTATTAAATCATCAGCAGGACTCTTGGGAGGAATGATTATTGGGAAAAAAGTAGATGATACCCTACTAAAAAAAATTGCTGCTGGTTCTTCCAAACATCTGATAGTCCAGAGACACAATCAGTTAGTTGCAGCAACTTTCCGAGAAGCAAAACAAGGAACTTGGGAAATTCCTCCTCCTGATTTACCTGTGACACAAATCACGTTTCAAAATCAGAAATATTTAGCCAAAAGTATCTTGTTTAAAGGAGCGAGTCAGTCTTTAACAACTACAGTTTTATATCCCATTTCACCCCTAGAAGTGGCTAAATGGAAACTATGGCGGCGTTTGGGGGTGTTATATGTGTTCGGAAGTAGCGTTGTAGCGGTCATAGGATTTTTGATTGGACGGGCAATTTCTCGTCCCCTGCAAGCTTTAACTCAGGTTGCACAACGAGTCACTCAAGACTCTAACTTTGACCTGCAAGCCTCCGTCACTACTAAAGATGAGGTTGGCATTTTAGCCATGTCCTTGAATAAGTTGATTCAAGAAGTTAAGCGACTACTAGCAGAACAATACGAATCACACCAAAAATTAGAAGCTTATAACCAAACCCTAGTACAACAAGTAGACGAACGAACACAGGCACTGAGCCAAAAAAATATCGCCCTCAAACGTACTTTACAAAAACTCAAGCTTACCCAGTCACAACTGATTCAGCAGGAAAAAATGTCATCCTTGGGACAGTTAGTTGCAGGTATTGCCCACGAAATCAATAACCCAGTCAATTTTATCTACGGCAACCTCAAGTACACAGATGATTACACTCAGCAGCTACTTTGGTTACTGGAACTCTATCAAAAGCATTACCCCCATCCAGAACCAGAAATTCAACAGGCTCACAAGGAAGCTGAGATTGAATATTTAACCGAAGATTTGCCTAAAATATTGTCTTCTATGAAAATGGGAGCTAATCGCATTCGTGAAATTGTCCTCAGCTTGCGAATCTTCTCTCGTTTAGATGAAGCGGAATTTAAAACGGCTGATGTACATGAAGGCATTGACAGCACCTTGTTAATTTTACAACATCGGCTCAAAACACAAAGTAAACGTCCTCAAATCCAAGTAGTCAAAGAGTATGGTGAACTACCACTAATTCAATGCTTTGCAGGACAATTGAACCAAGTATTTATGAATATTCTCGCCAATGCCATAGATGCCTTAGAAGAGGCTTTCTATAATGGGCTTTGTCCTAAGCCTTTAATTCACATTACTTCTACCCAGGAGGATAAAAACGCTGTCATTAAAATTGCTGATAACGGCACAGGAATTTCACAAGAAGTCCAAGCACGCCTATTTGAACCATTTTTCACAACTAAAGCTGTTGGTCAGGGGACTGGTATGGGTTTATCAATTAGCTATCAGATCATGACTGAAAAACATGGTGGTTCTTTACAGTGTATTTCATTCCCAGGACAGGGAACAGAGTTTATTATTACTCTTCCTATTCGTTAA
- a CDS encoding DevA family ABC transporter ATP-binding protein: protein MLQEFTPEISDSSASEPVISVEKLNHYFGSGGLRKQVLFDINLEIKAGEIVIMTGPSGSGKTTLLTLMGGLRSAQEGSMKILGKEICGANKQQLTRLRRQIGYIFQAHNLMTFLTAKENVRMSLELHDQYLNQDINTKAIAMLEHVGLGDHVNYYPENLSGGQKQRVAIARALVSHPKIVLADEPTAALDKKSGRDVVELMQKLAKEQDCTILLVTHDNRILDIADRIIYMEDGQLKSNDLDITAKM from the coding sequence ATGCTGCAAGAATTTACACCAGAAATCAGCGATTCCTCTGCTTCTGAACCCGTGATTTCTGTAGAGAAACTTAATCACTACTTTGGGTCAGGTGGACTACGGAAACAAGTATTATTTGACATTAATTTAGAGATTAAAGCTGGGGAAATCGTGATTATGACTGGTCCTTCAGGTTCAGGTAAAACTACCCTCTTAACTCTCATGGGTGGCTTGCGTTCTGCTCAAGAAGGGAGCATGAAAATTTTAGGAAAGGAAATCTGCGGTGCGAATAAACAACAATTAACTAGATTACGTCGCCAGATTGGTTATATTTTCCAAGCGCATAACTTGATGACATTTTTAACAGCCAAAGAAAATGTGCGAATGTCTTTGGAATTGCATGATCAGTATTTAAATCAGGATATCAACACCAAAGCGATCGCCATGCTAGAACACGTTGGCTTGGGAGATCATGTAAATTACTACCCCGAAAATCTTTCTGGGGGACAAAAACAACGAGTTGCGATCGCTCGTGCTTTAGTTAGTCATCCTAAAATTGTTTTAGCAGACGAACCTACAGCCGCACTCGATAAAAAATCTGGGCGAGATGTTGTAGAACTAATGCAGAAACTAGCCAAAGAGCAAGATTGTACAATTTTGCTTGTCACCCACGATAACCGCATCTTAGATATTGCTGACCGAATTATATATATGGAAGATGGTCAACTCAAAAGTAACGATTTGGATATTACCGCCAAGATGTAG
- the devC gene encoding ABC transporter permease DevC, with translation MLSKMFRKTPLAWRQLMKEKTRVAVAVAGITFADMLMFIQFGFESALFDAAIQPHRNLQADLVLINPQFQTLFSVKSFSRERLYQTLGYEGVQSVSGLYIGTGQWRNPETRQDRAILVWGIDPATSAFKFPEVQKNQDLIKPLNQVLFDQAGRPEYGAVGENFQKNSQFQTELNNISIDVKGVFSNGASFAADGNVITSDSTFLRLFPERKPDRIEVGLITLKSGADAEKVRSQLAAGLPNDVIVLTPKGFAQTEKEYWANGTGIGFIFGLGVGVGFIVGIVIVYQILYSDVSEHLPEYATLKAMGYSDRYLLLTLLQEALLLACLGYLPAYILSIGLYQVTFAATMLPIAMKLDRAITVFILTIIMCSLSGAIAMRKLRSADPADVF, from the coding sequence ATGTTATCTAAAATGTTTCGTAAAACACCGCTAGCATGGCGGCAATTGATGAAAGAAAAAACTCGCGTTGCAGTAGCAGTTGCGGGTATTACCTTTGCTGATATGCTGATGTTTATTCAGTTCGGATTTGAAAGTGCGTTGTTTGATGCTGCTATTCAACCCCATCGGAATTTACAAGCTGATTTAGTGTTAATTAATCCGCAATTTCAAACCTTATTTTCCGTCAAAAGTTTTTCCAGAGAACGACTCTATCAAACATTGGGTTATGAAGGTGTGCAGTCAGTCAGTGGATTATATATTGGAACTGGACAATGGCGGAATCCTGAAACACGACAGGATCGGGCTATTTTAGTTTGGGGTATTGATCCGGCTACATCTGCGTTTAAGTTTCCTGAAGTCCAAAAAAATCAGGATTTAATCAAACCGTTAAATCAAGTCTTATTTGATCAAGCCGGTCGTCCAGAATATGGCGCGGTTGGTGAGAATTTTCAGAAAAATAGCCAATTTCAAACAGAATTAAATAATATATCTATCGATGTTAAAGGCGTATTTAGTAACGGTGCTTCCTTTGCGGCTGATGGTAATGTCATTACCAGTGATTCTACATTTTTAAGACTATTTCCAGAACGGAAACCAGACCGAATTGAAGTTGGGTTAATTACTTTAAAATCTGGTGCAGATGCGGAAAAAGTGCGATCGCAGCTAGCCGCAGGTTTACCCAATGATGTCATAGTCTTAACACCAAAAGGCTTTGCTCAAACTGAAAAGGAATATTGGGCAAATGGTACAGGTATTGGTTTTATTTTCGGCTTGGGTGTAGGTGTAGGGTTTATTGTCGGTATTGTGATTGTGTACCAAATTCTTTACTCTGATGTCTCTGAACATTTACCAGAATACGCCACCCTCAAAGCAATGGGTTACAGCGATCGCTATTTACTCCTCACCCTACTACAAGAAGCATTATTATTAGCCTGCCTGGGATATCTTCCCGCCTACATTCTCTCTATTGGGCTATATCAAGTCACCTTCGCTGCTACCATGTTACCCATCGCCATGAAATTAGATCGGGCAATCACCGTCTTTATTCTTACCATTATCATGTGTAGCCTTTCCGGCGCGATCGCCATGCGAAAACTACGTTCCGCCGACCCCGCCGACGTATTCTAA
- a CDS encoding L-histidine N(alpha)-methyltransferase translates to MAKNSSDISTAISFTAKPIFEFYSLFSEAEILEIIYALEVRQEIPLKYSYKGRGAKIWDDFYLKYIIPKWYRTSNVEIDLLKDNFAYINSNSRSSEKINVIDVGSGNSYPVKNFISRLNKLNRINKYVALDVSDELLKVSRKNFQKWFPLIEFVSQAIDIENNCISPDLMNDKTEIYTTANVILHLGVTIGNHQNRIKVFKNFKASMGKNDFLVFTNEIGSNSTWDEKARGGCGYHAREIYEWIKNNLGIRDEDCELIRKYDLAIDSVVANMKFCHNYTINFNYQGIDKNVTFSKGEEITIWRHHKHEIPELLQEIEQAGLQLSHYTTNKYSSHIMAICQVAK, encoded by the coding sequence ATGGCTAAAAATTCTTCAGATATTTCCACTGCTATCAGTTTTACAGCCAAGCCAATTTTTGAATTCTACTCTCTTTTTTCAGAAGCAGAAATTTTAGAAATAATTTATGCTTTAGAAGTCAGACAAGAGATTCCCTTAAAATATTCTTACAAAGGTAGAGGTGCAAAAATTTGGGATGATTTTTATCTCAAATATATTATTCCCAAATGGTATCGAACGTCAAATGTAGAAATTGACTTGTTAAAGGATAATTTTGCATATATTAATTCTAATTCCCGAAGTTCTGAGAAAATAAATGTTATAGATGTAGGTTCAGGAAATTCATATCCTGTTAAAAATTTTATTTCTAGATTGAATAAATTAAATAGAATTAATAAATATGTTGCCTTAGATGTGAGTGATGAATTATTAAAAGTCTCTAGAAAAAATTTTCAGAAATGGTTTCCCTTAATTGAGTTTGTCAGTCAAGCAATTGATATAGAAAATAATTGTATTTCCCCAGATTTGATGAATGATAAAACTGAAATTTACACTACAGCCAATGTAATTTTACACTTAGGCGTGACAATTGGCAATCATCAAAACAGAATAAAAGTCTTCAAGAATTTCAAAGCTAGTATGGGTAAAAATGATTTCTTGGTATTTACTAACGAAATTGGTTCTAACTCAACATGGGATGAAAAAGCCAGAGGTGGTTGTGGTTATCATGCCAGAGAAATATATGAATGGATTAAAAATAATCTAGGGATTAGAGATGAAGATTGTGAACTTATAAGAAAGTATGATTTGGCAATAGATAGTGTCGTTGCTAATATGAAATTTTGTCATAATTATACTATTAATTTTAATTATCAAGGAATAGATAAAAATGTTACCTTCTCTAAAGGTGAAGAAATTACTATTTGGCGACATCATAAGCATGAAATACCTGAACTTTTGCAAGAAATAGAACAGGCAGGACTACAACTATCCCACTATACTACTAACAAATACTCATCACATATTATGGCGATTTGTCAGGTTGCCAAGTAA
- a CDS encoding methylmalonic aciduria and homocystinuria type D protein, translating into MVNYSKVYAATPSSPISLVGKTGQAVQISIHAPSQYICANRDRILPDWQKQPLFWVVIVLQRSRYPLVKITPQTETEKEHLRANFMRFGCDLAFNLQDRGYLADLIDPRTGYPLFSRPGEIPHNDTAVVKALLNYPVLKNKCRLLVHPTWGTSVYPSIFISTAPPIILELVIKSVALMHGWQEVKEEQ; encoded by the coding sequence GTGGTGAACTATTCTAAAGTTTACGCTGCAACACCAAGCAGTCCCATTAGTTTGGTTGGCAAAACGGGACAAGCTGTTCAAATTTCGATTCATGCTCCCAGTCAGTATATCTGTGCCAACCGCGATCGGATATTACCAGATTGGCAAAAACAACCTCTATTTTGGGTCGTGATTGTTTTACAGCGATCGCGATATCCCTTAGTGAAGATTACCCCACAAACAGAAACAGAAAAAGAACATTTGCGAGCCAACTTTATGAGATTTGGCTGTGACTTAGCCTTTAATCTGCAAGATCGCGGTTATTTAGCTGACCTCATCGACCCCCGTACTGGCTACCCCCTATTTTCTCGTCCTGGGGAAATACCTCACAATGACACAGCCGTTGTTAAGGCTTTACTTAACTACCCTGTATTGAAAAATAAATGCCGTTTGTTAGTTCATCCCACTTGGGGGACATCTGTTTATCCCAGTATATTTATCTCAACCGCACCGCCAATCATTTTGGAATTGGTAATCAAAAGTGTAGCACTCATGCACGGGTGGCAAGAAGTTAAAGAGGAGCAATAA
- a CDS encoding substrate-binding domain-containing protein, producing MNKITNFIVIVSVLFGLSSCNTVVSLNSKDTSKFNPRPDSQSQKIIKIGGSSSTKFVLELLAKAYQAKDQTIKIEFISNSQSEGAIASLKNDIIDIAGSSHKLNPKEDNGQIQYREIAQDLLVVATHSSVKGVSNLSTQQLKAIYRGEITNWQKLGGSNGKIILLDRPEDESAKKLLRKYYLGEEKTTSKAVILNKEGELIATLQSTPNSIGAFSLAYSLVNKLPVNYLSLNGVAPKAEKLTTSQYKMVRHIGIVWDKTPSKYTQDFIDFIFSQEGNKILEKNGFVPAK from the coding sequence ATGAACAAGATTACTAACTTCATCGTTATTGTTAGCGTCCTATTTGGTTTATCTAGTTGTAATACTGTCGTATCACTTAATTCCAAAGATACTAGTAAATTTAATCCGCGGCCTGATTCTCAATCTCAAAAAATTATCAAAATAGGTGGTTCTAGTTCAACTAAATTCGTATTAGAACTGCTGGCAAAAGCATATCAAGCCAAAGATCAAACAATCAAGATTGAGTTTATCTCTAATAGCCAATCTGAAGGAGCGATCGCATCTCTCAAGAATGACATTATTGATATTGCTGGTAGTAGCCACAAACTGAACCCAAAAGAAGATAACGGTCAAATTCAATATCGTGAAATAGCACAAGATTTATTAGTTGTTGCCACCCACAGCAGCGTTAAGGGTGTTAGTAACCTATCAACCCAGCAATTAAAAGCAATTTACAGAGGTGAAATCACCAACTGGCAAAAGTTAGGGGGGTCTAATGGCAAGATTATTCTATTGGATAGACCAGAAGACGAATCAGCGAAAAAGCTATTAAGAAAATATTATTTGGGAGAAGAAAAGACTACAAGTAAAGCTGTGATCTTGAATAAAGAGGGAGAATTAATCGCAACCTTACAGAGTACGCCTAATTCAATCGGTGCTTTTTCTCTAGCTTATTCTTTGGTCAATAAATTACCAGTCAATTACCTCAGTCTCAATGGTGTTGCTCCTAAAGCAGAGAAACTAACTACTAGTCAATACAAAATGGTGCGTCATATAGGCATTGTCTGGGATAAAACACCTTCAAAATATACTCAGGACTTTATTGATTTTATCTTCAGCCAGGAAGGTAACAAAATACTAGAAAAAAATGGCTTTGTCCCTGCCAAATAA